The following proteins come from a genomic window of Hypanus sabinus isolate sHypSab1 chromosome 9, sHypSab1.hap1, whole genome shotgun sequence:
- the tomm34 gene encoding mitochondrial import receptor subunit TOM34 has translation MATGSGPQAAAAKLKAAGNELFQHGRYGEAVGRYSEAIGRLQQSGKKWPEELSVLYSNRAACYLKIGNCSDCIKDCTVSLELVPFALKPLIRRAAAYDALERYRQAFVDYWTATQVDGGVQAAQDGMNRMRKVLIDMDGSNWRDKLPPLPSVPIAFQHNWRASTPGNAGTEKINVQQNGDNSASSSLKQAKSLKEEGNLLVKKGQYREAVSKYTASLKLNSSEFTTYTNRALCYLNLQQYREAERDCTVALGLDPQNLKAFYRRAMARKELKDYKGSIADLCEMLKLEPGNLSGQRLLQEVQMLVK, from the exons CGGCAAAGCTGAAGGCCGCCGGCAACGAGCTCTTCCAGCACGGGCGCTACGGAGAGGCGGTGGGCCGCTACTCGGAGGCCATCGGCCGGCTACAGCAATCTG GGAAGAAGTGGCCTGAAGAGTTGAGTGTCCTGTATTCAAACCGAGCTGCCTGTTATCTGAAGATCGGAAATTGCAGTGACTGTATTAAAGACTGTACCGT GTCGTTGGAGCTGGTTCCCTTTGCGCTAAAGCCTTTGATTCGTCGTGCTGCGGCTTATGATGCACTGGAACGATACCGCCAAGCTTTTGTGGACTACTGGACAGCAACCCAGGTGGATGGCGGTGTTCAAGCTGCACAGGATGGCATGAACAG AATGAGGAAGGTGTTGATAGACATGGATGGGAGCAATTGGCGTGATAAACTGCCTCCGCTGCCATCAGTACCTATTGCATTCCAGCACAACTGGAGAGCCAGCACTCCTGGAAATGCAGGCACAGAGAAGATAAACGTGCAGCAGAATGGAGACAATTCGG CTTCCAGCAGCCTCAAGCAAGCTAAGTCTCTTAAGGAAGAAGGGAACCTGCTTGTGAAGAAGGGACAGTACAGAGAGGCAGTTAGCAAGTACACTGCAAGTCTGAAGCTGAACAGCAGCGAGTTTACCACCTACACAAACAG AGCACTGTGCTACCTGAACCTGCAGCAGTATCGTGAAGCAGAGAGGGACTGTACCGTTGCGTTGGGCCTGGACCCCCAAAACCTGAAAGCATTTTACCGCCGCGCAATGGCCCGAAAAGAGCTGAAG GATTACAAGGGCAGTATTGCTGATCTCTGTGAGATGCTGAAGCTGGAGCCAGGCAACTTGTCTGGACAACGTCTGCTGCAAGAAGTCCAGATGCTCGTTAAGTAG